One genomic window of Bradyrhizobium sp. CCGE-LA001 includes the following:
- a CDS encoding class I SAM-dependent methyltransferase, producing the protein MAKIMNLDGTQQLDLTRGTVEQAYDRWAPVYDLVFGGVFAKGRQAAIAATNKIGGRVLEVGVGTGISLPLYAPNLRIFGTDISEAMLEKARRRVSEGNLKNVEGLAVMDAEKLEFPDNSFDVVMAQYVVTAVPNPEKALDEFARVLRPGGELIILTRVSADTGMRRFIEQKLQPVVRPLGFRTAEFAWSRYAKWLAGARGIELAERRLIPPLGHFSLVRFRKVDVAKAA; encoded by the coding sequence ATGGCTAAGATCATGAACCTTGACGGCACTCAGCAGCTCGACCTCACCCGTGGGACGGTGGAGCAGGCCTATGACCGCTGGGCGCCCGTCTACGATCTCGTGTTCGGAGGCGTGTTCGCCAAGGGCCGGCAGGCGGCGATCGCAGCCACCAACAAGATAGGCGGCCGCGTGCTCGAGGTCGGCGTCGGCACCGGCATCTCGCTGCCGCTCTACGCGCCCAACCTGCGCATCTTCGGCACCGACATCTCGGAAGCGATGCTGGAGAAGGCGCGGCGCCGCGTCAGCGAAGGCAATCTGAAGAACGTCGAGGGCCTCGCGGTGATGGACGCCGAGAAGCTCGAATTTCCCGACAACTCTTTCGACGTCGTGATGGCGCAATATGTCGTGACGGCCGTGCCGAACCCGGAGAAGGCGCTCGACGAGTTCGCCCGCGTACTGCGCCCCGGCGGCGAACTGATCATCCTCACCCGCGTCAGCGCCGACACCGGCATGCGCCGCTTCATCGAGCAGAAGCTCCAGCCGGTGGTGCGTCCGCTCGGCTTCCGCACCGCCGAGTTCGCCTGGTCGCGTTACGCTAAATGGTTGGCCGGCGCGCGCGGCATCGAGCTCGCCGAGCGCCGCCTGATCCCGCCGCTCGGGCACTTCTCGCTGGTGCGCTTCCGCAAGGTCGACGTCGCCAAAGCGGCGTGA
- a CDS encoding DUF2147 domain-containing protein, translating into MKRLAATSLGTLIVLMAIAPAAEAGSYSFSIRGHRFHVEASRHCRSASCVSISNRSLRASENVSPAPAAQPAPTPVVQAPQPICAEPRVRPPEATMAAPPPAPPVLAATNSQPVVPPPAPKLEPPRLKTPSANPPRVELERIEQPLIAPKPEIAQTAALAQPNDDERYRPLGEWESSRAKGTVRIERCGPALCGFALTESSSKGESVLVNMKPKKHDVWTGSIFSRSSGNTYYATMTLKSSGKLHVQACAFGRFWCSGNDWTRVEAPRGQMITTSRQWNARS; encoded by the coding sequence ATGAAGCGGCTTGCCGCGACTTCGCTTGGCACATTGATCGTCTTGATGGCGATTGCGCCCGCAGCCGAGGCCGGTTCCTATTCCTTCTCGATCCGCGGCCATCGCTTTCATGTCGAGGCCTCCCGCCATTGCCGATCCGCTTCCTGTGTGTCGATCTCCAACCGCAGCCTCCGGGCGTCTGAGAACGTCAGCCCGGCACCAGCGGCGCAGCCGGCGCCCACGCCGGTCGTTCAGGCGCCACAGCCGATTTGTGCTGAGCCGCGGGTCCGGCCGCCGGAAGCGACCATGGCCGCGCCGCCACCGGCGCCTCCCGTCCTTGCCGCAACGAATTCGCAGCCCGTCGTGCCGCCGCCGGCGCCGAAATTGGAGCCGCCGAGACTGAAGACGCCCAGCGCCAACCCGCCGCGGGTTGAACTGGAGCGCATCGAACAACCACTCATCGCGCCGAAGCCAGAGATCGCGCAGACCGCAGCGCTTGCGCAGCCCAACGATGATGAGCGCTATAGGCCGTTGGGCGAATGGGAGAGCTCTCGCGCCAAGGGCACTGTTCGCATCGAGCGTTGCGGACCGGCGCTGTGCGGTTTTGCGCTCACGGAATCGTCGAGCAAGGGCGAGAGCGTGCTCGTCAACATGAAGCCGAAGAAGCACGATGTCTGGACCGGCAGCATCTTTAGCCGCTCCAGCGGCAACACCTATTATGCGACGATGACGCTGAAGAGCTCCGGCAAGCTGCACGTCCAAGCCTGCGCGTTCGGCCGCTTCTGGTGCTCCGGCAACGACTGGACGCGGGTCGAGGCGCCGCGAGGGCAGATGATCACGACCTCGCGGCAATGGAACGCGCGGTCGTAG
- a CDS encoding NUDIX hydrolase — translation MARAPVMAAGGIVLRRGATPLIAVVRQRKRNEWVLPKGKLDDGETPKEAAHREVLEETGHDVAIHEFLGTLVYQSGGRSKVVHFWRMEADGGPVRKLMNDIKAVDWLTLDDAIARLSREYERAFLTQIGPIALAAAGLVPAAAPEPTPAPEDFDAALQTLTPAEAASVDELRHGLLQKVRAWLRGEA, via the coding sequence ATGGCGCGGGCGCCGGTGATGGCGGCGGGTGGTATTGTGCTGCGGCGTGGTGCGACGCCGCTGATCGCAGTGGTGCGCCAGCGCAAGCGCAATGAATGGGTCCTGCCCAAGGGCAAGCTCGACGACGGCGAAACTCCGAAGGAGGCCGCGCATCGCGAGGTGCTGGAAGAGACCGGCCACGACGTCGCCATCCACGAATTCCTGGGCACGCTGGTCTACCAGTCCGGCGGGCGCAGCAAGGTCGTACATTTCTGGCGCATGGAGGCCGATGGCGGTCCGGTCCGCAAGCTGATGAATGACATCAAGGCGGTGGACTGGCTGACGCTCGACGATGCCATCGCGCGCCTGTCGCGCGAATACGAGCGCGCGTTCCTCACACAAATTGGCCCCATCGCGCTGGCGGCGGCGGGGCTGGTGCCTGCGGCCGCTCCCGAGCCGACGCCGGCGCCCGAGGACTTCGATGCGGCCTTGCAGACGCTGACGCCGGCTGAAGCTGCGTCGGTCGACGAATTGCGGCACGGCCTATTGCAGAAGGTGCGGGCCTGGCTGCGCGGGGAGGCGTGA
- a CDS encoding DUF6665 family protein, with protein sequence MSRDLRPPVDILHYEIVQEQASALGRMGRALEQTLARLREFDAAHAHAEMPASLQPARRKLVAEAGQALWMFVVQREASGLRDSRHIMRTYNVPTEVQRCMGLAPAPWRRT encoded by the coding sequence ATGTCTCGTGATCTTCGCCCGCCGGTCGATATCCTGCATTATGAGATCGTCCAGGAACAAGCCTCGGCGCTTGGACGGATGGGCCGCGCGCTCGAACAGACGCTGGCGCGCCTGCGCGAATTCGATGCCGCGCATGCGCACGCGGAGATGCCGGCCTCGTTGCAGCCGGCGCGGCGCAAGCTGGTCGCGGAAGCCGGCCAGGCGCTCTGGATGTTCGTGGTGCAACGCGAGGCATCCGGCTTGCGTGACAGCCGCCATATCATGCGGACCTACAACGTCCCGACGGAGGTGCAGCGATGCATGGGGCTGGCCCCCGCGCCGTGGAGGCGGACGTAG
- a CDS encoding L,D-transpeptidase: MFNLDTFKTYSRAVVVGAVAISAIAFAGAANAAPVQIFPFFQPLPPMVAPQPFQPYQPYQAPTYQTEPSEDQDAVEMPARFRRQTVAYATREAPGTIIIDTPNTYLYYVLGNGQALRYGIGVGRDGFTWSGIQSVSRKAEWPAWTPPPEMIARQPYLPRHMAGGPGNPLGARAMYLGGTIYRIHGTNAPETIGKRVSSGCIRMTNEDVTDLYARVNVGTKVVVLPMTERRAELGSATR, encoded by the coding sequence ATGTTCAATCTGGACACCTTCAAGACCTATTCGCGCGCCGTTGTCGTCGGTGCAGTCGCGATCTCGGCCATCGCGTTCGCAGGTGCGGCCAACGCCGCGCCGGTGCAGATCTTCCCGTTCTTCCAGCCGCTGCCGCCGATGGTCGCGCCGCAGCCGTTCCAGCCCTATCAGCCCTATCAGGCGCCGACCTACCAGACCGAGCCGTCCGAGGATCAGGACGCAGTCGAGATGCCGGCCCGCTTCCGCCGCCAGACCGTCGCTTACGCGACGCGCGAAGCGCCGGGCACCATCATCATCGATACGCCCAACACCTATCTCTATTACGTGCTCGGCAACGGGCAGGCGCTGCGCTACGGCATCGGCGTCGGCCGCGACGGCTTCACCTGGTCCGGCATCCAGTCGGTGAGCCGCAAGGCCGAGTGGCCGGCCTGGACCCCGCCGCCGGAAATGATCGCCCGCCAGCCCTATCTGCCGCGCCACATGGCCGGCGGCCCCGGCAATCCGCTCGGCGCCCGCGCCATGTATCTCGGCGGCACCATCTACCGCATCCACGGCACCAATGCGCCCGAGACCATCGGCAAGCGCGTCTCCTCCGGCTGCATCCGCATGACCAACGAGGACGTCACCGATCTCTACGCCCGCGTCAATGTCGGCACCAAGGTCGTGGTGCTGCCGATGACGGAGCGCAGGGCGGAACTCGGCAGCGCAACACGCTGA
- a CDS encoding glycosyltransferase family 4 protein: MRVLIATDAWHPQVNGVVRTLTSLANAAKALDVEIDFLTPDGFRSWPLPTYPGLRFALPSAKEIARRIERCAPDALHIATEGPIGWAARAYCRRNRLAFTTSYTTRFPEYVSVRTGIPAGVGYVVLRHFHDAAAMTMVATPSLRQELSERGFKRLGFWTRGVNTELFHPDAPAQLDLPRPIFMTMGRVAVEKNLDAFLSLDLPGTKVIVGDGPQKAALEKKYPAAIFLGEKKGADLTAHLAAADVFVFPSLTDTFGVVQLEALACGTPVAAFPVTGPKDVIADHPIGAIDHDLRTACLRALAMSRETCRNFALERSWENSARQFVGNLTSLQPSRALRASPRMARRPVRG, translated from the coding sequence ATGCGGGTATTAATCGCGACGGACGCCTGGCATCCGCAGGTCAACGGCGTGGTGCGGACGCTGACCTCGCTGGCGAACGCGGCCAAGGCCCTCGATGTCGAGATCGACTTCCTTACCCCAGACGGCTTTCGGTCTTGGCCGCTGCCGACCTATCCCGGCCTGCGCTTCGCGCTGCCGTCGGCGAAGGAGATCGCGCGGCGGATCGAGAGGTGCGCGCCAGACGCGCTGCACATCGCGACCGAGGGCCCGATCGGCTGGGCCGCGCGGGCCTATTGCCGCCGCAACCGGCTCGCCTTCACCACCTCCTATACGACGCGCTTTCCTGAATATGTCTCGGTGCGGACCGGCATCCCCGCGGGCGTCGGCTATGTGGTGCTGCGCCACTTCCACGATGCCGCCGCGATGACGATGGTGGCGACGCCTTCGCTGCGGCAGGAATTGTCCGAGCGCGGCTTCAAGCGGCTCGGCTTCTGGACGCGCGGCGTCAACACCGAGCTATTCCACCCGGACGCTCCGGCGCAGCTCGACCTGCCGCGCCCGATCTTCATGACGATGGGGCGCGTGGCGGTGGAGAAGAATCTCGACGCGTTCCTCTCGCTCGATCTGCCCGGTACCAAGGTCATCGTCGGCGACGGTCCGCAGAAAGCGGCGCTCGAAAAGAAATATCCCGCCGCAATCTTCCTCGGCGAGAAGAAGGGCGCCGATCTCACCGCGCATCTCGCCGCGGCCGACGTGTTCGTGTTTCCGAGCCTGACCGATACCTTTGGCGTGGTGCAGCTCGAGGCGCTCGCCTGCGGCACGCCGGTGGCGGCGTTTCCGGTGACGGGTCCGAAGGACGTCATCGCCGATCATCCGATCGGTGCCATCGACCATGATCTGCGCACCGCCTGCCTGCGTGCGCTCGCGATGTCGCGCGAGACCTGCCGCAACTTCGCGCTGGAGCGCTCCTGGGAGAACAGCGCGCGCCAGTTCGTCGGCAATCTCACCTCACTTCAGCCCAGCCGCGCCTTGCGCGCCTCGCCACGGATGGCGCGGCGGCCGGTCCGCGGTTGA
- a CDS encoding c-type cytochrome produces the protein MQSRPQSSPSPWLHGIAGGALALLLFAPSSLAQQPASDEAGHQAFNNSCRTCHSMKEGDNRLGPNLNKIVGRKAGSLPNYNYSSSMKEAGFNWDQDKLTRFMVKPDEVVSGHKMQPYGGVSAEEAAKVVAYLQTASQ, from the coding sequence ATGCAATCACGCCCGCAATCCTCGCCAAGCCCATGGCTGCACGGCATCGCCGGCGGAGCACTAGCGTTGCTGTTGTTCGCGCCCTCTTCGCTTGCGCAGCAGCCGGCAAGCGACGAGGCAGGTCACCAAGCCTTCAACAATTCCTGCCGCACCTGCCACTCCATGAAGGAAGGCGACAACCGCCTCGGCCCCAACCTCAACAAGATCGTCGGCCGCAAGGCCGGCTCGCTGCCGAACTACAACTATTCCTCGTCGATGAAGGAAGCGGGCTTCAACTGGGACCAGGACAAGCTCACCCGCTTCATGGTGAAGCCGGACGAGGTCGTGTCCGGCCACAAGATGCAGCCTTATGGCGGCGTCTCGGCGGAGGAAGCGGCGAAGGTGGTGGCTTATTTGCAAACCGCTTCGCAGTGA
- a CDS encoding DUF899 domain-containing protein has product MTSIENAGTNGQPAMQTPPVVSPQDWESARLQLLVKEKAHTRARDALAAERRRMPWMAVDKTYSFDGPGGKVSLVDLFQGRRQLIVYRAFFEPGVFGWPDHACRGCSMVADQVAHVAHLNARDTTLVFASRAPQADIIRLKQRMGWTMPWVTITDSFDADFGVDEWHGTNVFFRDGTRIFRTYFVKSRGDEQMGGTWNYLDITPLGRQEVWEDSPQGYPQTPTYKWWNWHDSYAEGAAPDKKWVEISDAGEKAFREEAAGERK; this is encoded by the coding sequence ATGACATCAATTGAAAACGCAGGGACGAATGGGCAGCCCGCCATGCAGACGCCGCCGGTGGTGTCGCCGCAGGACTGGGAGTCCGCCCGTCTGCAGCTGCTCGTGAAGGAAAAGGCCCATACCCGTGCCCGCGATGCCCTGGCCGCCGAACGCCGGCGCATGCCGTGGATGGCGGTGGACAAAACCTATTCGTTCGACGGCCCCGGCGGCAAGGTCAGTCTGGTCGACCTATTCCAGGGCCGGCGGCAATTGATCGTCTACCGCGCGTTTTTCGAGCCGGGCGTGTTCGGCTGGCCCGATCACGCCTGCCGCGGCTGCTCCATGGTCGCCGACCAGGTCGCCCATGTCGCGCATCTGAATGCCCGCGACACCACGCTCGTGTTCGCCTCGCGCGCGCCGCAGGCCGACATCATCAGGCTGAAGCAGCGGATGGGCTGGACCATGCCGTGGGTCACCATCACCGACAGCTTCGATGCCGATTTCGGCGTGGACGAATGGCACGGCACCAACGTGTTCTTCCGTGACGGAACGCGCATCTTCCGCACCTATTTCGTCAAGAGCCGCGGCGACGAGCAGATGGGCGGCACCTGGAACTATCTCGACATCACCCCGCTTGGCCGGCAGGAGGTGTGGGAGGACTCGCCGCAGGGCTATCCGCAGACGCCGACCTACAAATGGTGGAATTGGCACGACAGCTACGCCGAAGGCGCGGCGCCCGACAAGAAATGGGTCGAGATTTCGGACGCCGGCGAGAAGGCCTTTCGCGAGGAGGCCGCGGGAGAACGGAAATGA
- a CDS encoding aminotransferase class III-fold pyridoxal phosphate-dependent enzyme — protein METTLPILSMSVAAAASAAAVFPKLKARVELSRAKHRSLAGHSKMSRRVAKLLPFYEFSGDQYFGCDGAPANVVMQRKDAFFRLARLYAERYPKGRAMTKEAAETISDLNFTESYRVPFQFSRLVREHLGTSTFMESSSGVTVTDVDGNSFYDLTGSYGVNIFGNDFYKECIEGGEKRAHALGPVLGPYHAVILENVQRLRQISGLDEVSFHMSGTEAVMQAVRLARYHTRRSHLVRFAGAYHGWWGDVQPGVGNPIPAHETYTLAEMSEKTLHVLKTRKDIACVLVNPLQGLHPNGNAPGDSSLVDSSRGGHFDRAAYTEWLKKLREVCTERGIVLIFDEVFVGFRLAAGGAQDYFGVRADMVTYGKSLAGGLPVGVVCGKRELMRRFRDDRPADICFARGTFNSHPYVMTAMDEFLSRLASPNFRAVYESLDETWNGRAEKLNRMMTDAGLPVRFANFSSIWTVKYTTPSRYNWMLQYYLRAEGLALSWVGTGRLIFSLNYTDADFTEVAERFVRAAGKMKADGFWWHNGVLTNKNIKRQILKEMLAKRFGR, from the coding sequence ATGGAAACGACACTCCCGATTCTCTCGATGTCCGTGGCCGCCGCAGCGTCCGCTGCCGCCGTCTTCCCGAAGCTCAAGGCGCGGGTCGAACTCTCCCGCGCCAAGCACCGCTCGCTCGCCGGACACTCCAAGATGTCGCGGCGGGTGGCAAAGCTGCTGCCGTTCTACGAATTTAGCGGCGACCAGTACTTCGGCTGTGACGGCGCGCCCGCCAACGTCGTGATGCAACGCAAGGACGCCTTCTTCCGCCTCGCCAGGCTCTACGCCGAGCGCTACCCCAAGGGCCGCGCGATGACGAAGGAGGCGGCGGAGACGATCTCCGACCTGAACTTCACGGAGAGCTACCGCGTGCCGTTCCAGTTCTCGCGCCTCGTCCGCGAGCATCTGGGCACCTCGACCTTCATGGAATCGTCCAGCGGCGTCACCGTCACCGATGTCGACGGCAACAGCTTCTACGACCTCACCGGATCCTACGGCGTCAACATCTTCGGTAACGACTTCTACAAGGAGTGCATCGAGGGCGGCGAGAAGCGGGCGCATGCGCTCGGCCCCGTGCTCGGCCCCTACCACGCCGTCATCCTCGAGAACGTGCAGCGGCTCCGCCAGATCTCGGGCCTCGACGAAGTCTCGTTCCACATGTCCGGCACCGAGGCCGTGATGCAGGCGGTGCGGCTGGCGCGCTACCACACCAGGCGCAGCCATCTCGTCCGCTTTGCGGGGGCCTATCATGGCTGGTGGGGCGACGTGCAGCCCGGCGTCGGCAATCCCATCCCCGCGCACGAGACCTACACACTCGCCGAGATGTCGGAGAAGACGTTGCACGTCCTGAAGACGCGCAAGGACATCGCCTGCGTGCTGGTCAACCCGCTCCAGGGCCTGCATCCCAACGGCAACGCCCCCGGCGATTCCTCGCTGGTCGATTCCTCCCGCGGCGGCCATTTCGACCGTGCGGCGTACACGGAGTGGCTGAAGAAGCTTCGTGAAGTCTGCACCGAGCGCGGCATCGTGCTGATCTTCGACGAGGTGTTCGTCGGCTTCCGCCTCGCCGCCGGCGGCGCCCAGGACTATTTCGGCGTGCGCGCCGACATGGTGACCTACGGCAAGAGCCTCGCCGGCGGCCTGCCGGTCGGCGTCGTCTGCGGCAAGCGCGAGCTGATGCGCCGCTTCCGAGACGATCGCCCCGCCGACATCTGCTTCGCCCGCGGTACCTTCAACTCGCATCCCTATGTCATGACGGCGATGGACGAGTTCCTGAGCCGCCTCGCCAGCCCGAATTTCCGCGCGGTCTATGAGAGCCTCGACGAGACCTGGAACGGCCGCGCCGAGAAGCTCAACCGGATGATGACCGATGCCGGCCTGCCGGTGCGCTTCGCGAATTTCTCCTCGATCTGGACGGTGAAATACACCACGCCGTCCCGCTACAATTGGATGCTGCAATATTACCTGCGCGCTGAGGGTCTGGCACTGAGCTGGGTCGGCACCGGACGGCTGATCTTCAGCCTCAACTACACCGACGCCGATTTCACCGAGGTCGCCGAACGCTTCGTTCGTGCCGCTGGTAAGATGAAGGCCGACGGCTTCTGGTGGCATAACGGCGTGCTCACCAACAAGAACATCAAGCGTCAGATCCTGAAAGAGATGCTGGCCAAGCGCTTCGGGCGCTGA
- a CDS encoding extensin-like domain-containing protein has protein sequence MTRGVRLYLVGSIVLVSLAGCGRGFFQAEREPWRAEAEAACLKSGAIKESADIVRIDPISGPGQCGAEYPLKVAAIGEASSTYGFADEQLRPPGSIGSQPRWPVTQPRSNYPRSQDYPASSYPSQSNYPGSAVRQPSGYGTSSGPMSLNAPGVAPQEDEIDLPPEGTDAAGASRYMNAPSYPARPAGPAPYSQAPAQRPLPRLGPAQGNAVAAVGPVAIKPTATLACPIVSELDRWLADTVQPSAMRWFGVRVAEIKQISAYSCRGMNGNSRAHISEHAFGNALDISAFVLADGRRVTVKDGWRGMPEEQGFLRDVQAGACAHFTTVLAPGSNVFHYDHIHVDLMRRASRRLICQPAAVSGDEVAARAQSRSPYANARDPSVTGSLGARKSTSRKREEDDYIDE, from the coding sequence ATGACGCGCGGAGTTCGTTTGTATCTCGTCGGCTCCATCGTCCTTGTTTCGCTAGCGGGTTGCGGACGCGGCTTCTTCCAGGCCGAACGTGAACCATGGCGGGCCGAGGCGGAGGCGGCGTGCCTGAAATCGGGGGCCATCAAGGAGAGCGCGGACATTGTTCGCATCGACCCGATTTCCGGCCCCGGCCAATGCGGCGCCGAATATCCACTCAAGGTCGCTGCCATCGGCGAAGCCTCGAGCACCTATGGCTTTGCCGACGAGCAATTGCGTCCGCCTGGCAGCATCGGCAGCCAGCCGCGCTGGCCGGTGACGCAGCCGCGATCGAATTATCCGCGGAGCCAGGATTATCCGGCCTCCTCCTATCCATCACAGTCGAATTATCCCGGAAGCGCGGTGCGCCAGCCGTCCGGCTATGGGACCTCGTCGGGGCCGATGTCGCTGAACGCGCCCGGCGTCGCGCCGCAGGAAGACGAGATCGATCTGCCGCCCGAGGGCACCGATGCCGCGGGGGCCTCGCGCTACATGAATGCGCCGAGCTATCCCGCGCGGCCGGCGGGTCCCGCGCCCTACTCGCAGGCGCCCGCGCAGCGGCCGCTGCCGCGTCTCGGCCCCGCGCAGGGCAATGCCGTTGCCGCCGTCGGTCCCGTTGCGATCAAGCCGACCGCGACGCTCGCCTGTCCGATCGTGTCCGAGCTTGACCGCTGGCTCGCCGACACCGTGCAGCCCTCGGCCATGCGCTGGTTCGGCGTCCGCGTCGCCGAGATCAAGCAGATCTCGGCCTATTCCTGCCGCGGCATGAACGGCAACTCGCGCGCCCACATTTCCGAGCACGCCTTCGGCAATGCGCTCGACATCTCCGCCTTCGTGCTCGCCGACGGCCGCCGCGTCACCGTGAAGGACGGCTGGCGCGGCATGCCGGAAGAGCAGGGATTTTTGCGCGACGTGCAGGCGGGGGCCTGCGCACATTTCACCACCGTGCTCGCGCCGGGCTCCAACGTCTTTCACTACGATCACATCCATGTCGATCTGATGCGCCGCGCCAGCCGCCGCCTGATCTGCCAGCCGGCCGCGGTGTCCGGCGACGAGGTCGCCGCGCGGGCGCAATCGCGCAGCCCTTACGCCAATGCGCGCGATCCCTCCGTCACCGGCTCGCTCGGCGCGCGCAAGAGCACCTCGCGCAAGCGCGAGGAGGACGACTACATCGACGAATAG
- a CDS encoding DUF2147 domain-containing protein, translating into MSKLTIAATALFLASTAAAHAGNTISFQIEGQQIRIETPRNCASLNCVTIVAPGLSDKPIKLNNINLKGLGGSKDDDVEPAPAPATNAQPAPAPVQQQPAPQAPVQATATAAAPSASVDNTQPAPVAAPAPIAAPAPVAAAPAPAPVAAAPVAAANSPIGVWATEENKGNVRVEQCGVNLCGYAEKTNERILINMKPEGSKWSGRIRDPNSGRNYDSTIAMKGPNTMRVQGCAFGGMFCGGQTWKRVS; encoded by the coding sequence ATGAGCAAGCTCACCATCGCCGCCACCGCGCTCTTCCTCGCATCCACGGCTGCCGCACATGCCGGCAACACGATCTCGTTCCAGATCGAAGGCCAGCAGATCCGCATCGAGACGCCGCGCAACTGCGCCTCGCTCAATTGCGTGACCATCGTCGCGCCGGGCCTGTCGGACAAGCCGATCAAGCTGAACAACATCAACCTCAAAGGCCTCGGCGGCTCCAAGGACGATGACGTCGAGCCCGCGCCAGCTCCGGCGACCAATGCGCAGCCCGCACCCGCTCCGGTGCAGCAGCAGCCTGCGCCGCAGGCGCCGGTGCAGGCGACCGCGACGGCTGCCGCCCCGTCCGCCAGCGTCGACAACACGCAGCCCGCACCTGTCGCCGCGCCCGCTCCAATTGCCGCGCCTGCTCCCGTCGCCGCTGCGCCCGCGCCGGCCCCGGTTGCCGCCGCGCCCGTGGCGGCCGCCAACTCGCCGATCGGCGTGTGGGCGACCGAAGAGAACAAGGGCAATGTCCGCGTCGAACAGTGCGGCGTCAATCTCTGCGGTTATGCCGAGAAGACCAACGAGCGCATCCTGATCAACATGAAGCCCGAGGGCTCGAAATGGAGCGGCCGCATTCGCGATCCCAACTCCGGCCGCAATTACGACTCGACCATCGCGATGAAGGGCCCGAATACGATGCGCGTGCAAGGCTGCGCCTTCGGCGGCATGTTCTGCGGCGGCCAGACCTGGAAGCGCGTGAGCTGA
- the asd gene encoding archaetidylserine decarboxylase (Phosphatidylserine decarboxylase is synthesized as a single chain precursor. Generation of the pyruvoyl active site from a Ser is coupled to cleavage of a Gly-Ser bond between the larger (beta) and smaller (alpha chains). It is an integral membrane protein.) produces the protein MTVKALIASFTQQEDLNFLLTNRIPRAALTRFMGWFSKIENPFVRDFSIALWKLFSDLDLSEARKTHFRSLHDCFTRELKPGLRPFDPDPSVVASPSDGIVGAHGKIADTELFQVKGAPYSLLDLLGDSALVDQHRNGSFVTLRLTSSMYHRFHAPFDAHIERVTLIHGDVWNVNPIALKRVERLFCKNERAVIRTHLSSGEAVTLVPVAAILVASIRLHFLDMVLNAQTRGPVNFPCDVDVTKGEELGWFEHGSTIIILAPGDFTFCDGIAEGTRIRAGQALLKRN, from the coding sequence ATGACAGTCAAAGCCCTCATCGCCTCTTTCACCCAGCAGGAAGACCTCAACTTCCTGTTGACCAACCGCATCCCCCGCGCCGCCCTGACCCGCTTCATGGGCTGGTTCTCCAAGATCGAGAATCCCTTCGTCCGGGATTTCTCGATCGCGCTGTGGAAACTGTTCTCCGATCTCGATTTGTCGGAGGCGCGCAAGACGCATTTCAGGAGTCTGCACGACTGCTTCACCCGAGAGCTGAAGCCGGGCCTGCGGCCGTTCGATCCGGATCCGTCAGTGGTGGCGAGCCCCTCGGACGGCATCGTCGGAGCTCACGGCAAGATCGCCGACACCGAACTGTTTCAGGTCAAGGGCGCGCCCTATTCGTTGCTCGATCTGCTCGGCGATTCAGCCTTGGTCGATCAACACCGCAACGGAAGCTTCGTCACGCTGCGGCTGACGTCGAGCATGTATCATCGCTTCCATGCACCCTTTGACGCGCATATCGAACGCGTGACGCTGATCCATGGCGACGTCTGGAACGTCAACCCGATCGCGCTCAAACGAGTGGAACGTCTGTTCTGCAAGAACGAGCGCGCGGTGATCCGCACGCATCTCTCGTCCGGTGAGGCGGTGACGCTGGTGCCGGTCGCCGCCATCCTGGTCGCGAGCATCCGGTTGCACTTCCTCGACATGGTGCTGAACGCGCAAACACGTGGCCCGGTCAATTTTCCCTGCGACGTCGACGTGACCAAGGGGGAGGAGCTCGGCTGGTTCGAGCACGGCTCGACTATCATCATCCTGGCGCCCGGTGATTTCACCTTCTGCGACGGTATTGCCGAGGGCACGCGCATTCGCGCAGGTCAAGCGCTGTTGAAGCGAAACTAG